From the genome of Aspergillus fumigatus Af293 chromosome 1, whole genome shotgun sequence, one region includes:
- a CDS encoding 60S ribosomal eL27 domain-containing protein, protein MESVHTIVPSCPEPCRALLSSEKKNVERGRLSITRPKHNRQQPHRPCAPLTMKFMKVGRVAIITRGRYAGKKVVIVQPNDTGSKAHPFPYAIVAGIERYPLKVTRRMGKKMVEKRSRIKPFIKIVNYNHLMPTRYTLELEGLKGAISQETFKEVSTREDAKKTVKKALEDRYTSGKNRWFFTPLRF, encoded by the exons ATGGAATCGGTGCACACAATTGTTCCATCTTGCCCTGAGCCCTGCCGTGCACTACTCTCAAGCGAAAAAAAGAACGTCGAACGCGGGAGACTTTCGATAACACGACCGAAGCACAATCGACAACAACCCCATCGACCTTGCGCTCCGCTCACCATGAAGT TCATGAAAGTGGGCCGTGTGGCCATCATCACCCGTGGCCGTTACGCCGGTAAGAAG GTCGTCATTGTCCAGCCTAACGACACTGGCTCCAAGGCGCACCCCTTCCCCTACGCCATCGTCGCCGGTATCGAGCGCTACCCCCTCAAGGTCACCCGCCGcatgggcaagaagatggtCGAGAAGCGCAGCCGCATCAAGCCTTTCATCAAGATTGTCAACTACAACCACTTGATGCCCACCCGTTACACTCTTGAGCTTGAGGGCCTCAAGGGTGCCATCAGCCAGGAGACCTTCAAGGAAGTCTCCACACGCGAGGACGCCAAGAAAACCGTCAAGAAAGCCCTCGAGGACAGATACACCAGCGGCAAGAACAGATGGTTCTTTACTCCTCTGC GTTTCTAA